Proteins encoded by one window of Micromonospora coxensis:
- the tsaE gene encoding tRNA (adenosine(37)-N6)-threonylcarbamoyltransferase complex ATPase subunit type 1 TsaE, which produces MSGVTVTLPTVEETHAFGRRLAAVLRAGDLLLLTGPLGAGKTALTQGIGAGLGVLGDITSPTFVIARVHRPDPVRGRGVALVHADAYRLGDAADPRAEIDDLDLDASVDDSVTVVEWGEGLVEQLVDAHLRVRIDRREDDTRVVALEPVGGDWAGRLDALR; this is translated from the coding sequence GTGAGTGGGGTGACCGTCACCCTGCCGACGGTGGAGGAGACGCACGCCTTCGGCCGCCGGCTGGCCGCCGTGCTGCGCGCGGGCGACCTGCTCCTGCTCACCGGCCCGCTGGGGGCCGGCAAGACCGCGCTCACCCAGGGCATCGGCGCCGGGCTGGGGGTGCTCGGCGACATCACCTCGCCGACCTTCGTGATCGCCCGGGTGCACCGGCCCGACCCGGTCCGGGGACGTGGCGTGGCGCTGGTGCACGCCGACGCGTACCGGCTGGGGGACGCGGCCGACCCCCGCGCCGAGATCGACGACCTCGACCTGGACGCCTCGGTGGACGACTCGGTGACCGTGGTCGAGTGGGGCGAGGGGCTGGTGGAGCAGTTGGTCGACGCGCACCTGCGGGTCCGCATCGACCGGCGCGAGGACGACACCCGGGTGGTCGCGCTGGAGCCGGTCGGGGGCGACTGGGCGGGCCGCCTGGACGCCCTGCGCTGA
- a CDS encoding alpha/beta fold hydrolase — protein sequence MSAPHRFRVPRPRTAAGKVAGALATVGVAAAGLAAGVATERALVRRLKADPTDRYAGEAFGEQRYDDSFRLELEDGTDIHVEVVEPTRPAPGRPTVVLVHGFCLDMGTFHFQRKMLAERGEHRIVAYDQPGHGRSGRLESGEYDLEALGRTLRRVIDRTTPEGPLVLVGHSMGGMTIMAFAELYPEMFGDRVVGTVLMATSGGLLAETKLVAPALLGRVGSPVLYMMSNAARYGGTVIDKARQSTSNVAWLLTRRYGFGTRRPSPALVSYVERMNSRTSADTVTRYLRTLASHSRFPALAALSGTPVLVVVGDKDMITPVNHSEEIVRRLPHARYVKINDSGHVVMLEHADEVNAALTEFLEDL from the coding sequence GTGAGCGCGCCGCACCGCTTCCGCGTCCCCCGGCCGCGCACCGCCGCCGGGAAGGTGGCCGGCGCGCTGGCGACCGTCGGCGTGGCCGCCGCCGGTCTCGCGGCCGGTGTCGCCACCGAGCGCGCGCTGGTCCGCCGGCTCAAGGCCGACCCCACCGACCGGTACGCCGGGGAGGCCTTCGGCGAGCAGCGGTACGACGACTCGTTCCGGTTGGAGCTGGAGGACGGCACCGACATCCACGTCGAGGTGGTCGAGCCGACCCGCCCCGCGCCGGGGCGCCCGACGGTGGTGCTGGTGCACGGCTTCTGCCTCGACATGGGGACGTTCCACTTCCAGCGCAAGATGCTCGCCGAGCGGGGCGAGCACCGGATCGTCGCGTACGACCAGCCGGGGCACGGCCGCTCCGGCCGGCTGGAGTCCGGCGAGTACGACCTGGAGGCGCTGGGTCGTACCCTGCGCCGGGTGATCGACCGGACCACCCCGGAGGGGCCGCTGGTGCTGGTCGGCCACTCGATGGGCGGCATGACGATCATGGCCTTCGCCGAGCTGTACCCGGAGATGTTCGGCGACCGGGTGGTGGGCACGGTGCTGATGGCCACCTCGGGCGGTCTGCTCGCGGAGACCAAGCTGGTCGCGCCGGCGCTGCTGGGCCGGGTCGGTTCGCCGGTGCTCTACATGATGAGCAACGCCGCCCGGTACGGCGGCACGGTGATCGACAAGGCCCGGCAGTCCACGTCCAACGTGGCCTGGCTGCTCACCCGCCGGTACGGCTTCGGCACCCGCCGGCCCAGCCCGGCCCTGGTGTCGTACGTCGAGCGGATGAACTCCCGGACGTCGGCGGACACGGTGACCCGCTACCTCCGTACCCTCGCCAGCCACTCCCGGTTCCCGGCGCTGGCCGCGTTGAGCGGCACGCCGGTGCTGGTCGTGGTGGGGGACAAGGACATGATCACGCCGGTGAACCACTCGGAGGAGATCGTGCGCCGGCTGCCGCACGCCCGGTACGTGAAGATCAACGACAGTGGGCACGTGGTGATGCTGGAGCACGCCGACGAGGTCAACGCGGCGCTGACCGAGTTCCTGGAGGACCTGTGA
- the alr gene encoding alanine racemase, giving the protein MWQAEVRVDLDAIRDNVARLRAGTGAELMAVVKGDGYGHGMVPSARAALDAGADWLGVCTLDEALTLRRAGITAPVLAWLLDPGLPLHEGVAAGVDLAAASLPQLDEMIEAGRLAGRPARLHLKIDTGLSRGGATVADWPSLLEAAAKAQAEGLVEVVGVWSHFVYADSPGHPTTDRQLAVFHEGLAMVERAGLRPRYRHLANSAATLTRPDTHFDLVRPGIAVYGLSPIAGERFGLRPAMTARARIMLTKRVPAGTGVSYGHTYTTEDETNLAVVPLGYADGVPRHASNVGPVQLGGRRRTISGRVCMDQFVLDCGTDEVAAGDVATLFGSGVDGEPTADDWADAVGTINYEIVTRFGGVRVPRVYDGERP; this is encoded by the coding sequence ATGTGGCAGGCCGAGGTGCGCGTCGATCTCGACGCGATCCGTGACAACGTGGCCCGGCTCCGGGCGGGCACCGGCGCCGAGCTGATGGCGGTGGTGAAGGGCGACGGGTACGGCCACGGCATGGTCCCCTCGGCCCGCGCCGCGCTGGACGCCGGGGCGGACTGGCTCGGCGTCTGCACCCTGGACGAGGCGCTGACCCTGCGCCGGGCCGGGATCACCGCCCCGGTGCTGGCCTGGCTGCTCGACCCGGGGCTGCCGCTGCACGAGGGCGTCGCGGCCGGGGTGGACCTCGCCGCGGCCAGCCTGCCGCAGCTCGACGAGATGATCGAGGCGGGCCGGCTCGCGGGCCGCCCGGCCCGGCTGCACCTGAAGATCGACACCGGCCTGTCGCGGGGCGGGGCCACCGTCGCCGACTGGCCGAGCCTGCTGGAGGCCGCCGCGAAGGCCCAGGCCGAGGGTCTGGTCGAGGTGGTCGGCGTGTGGAGCCACTTCGTGTACGCGGACTCGCCCGGCCACCCCACCACCGACCGCCAGCTCGCGGTCTTCCACGAGGGCCTGGCCATGGTCGAGCGGGCCGGGCTGCGCCCGCGCTACCGGCACCTGGCCAACTCCGCCGCCACGCTGACCCGCCCCGACACCCACTTCGACCTGGTCCGCCCCGGCATCGCCGTCTACGGGCTGTCGCCGATCGCCGGGGAGCGCTTCGGGCTGCGCCCGGCGATGACCGCCCGGGCCCGGATCATGCTCACCAAGCGGGTCCCGGCCGGCACCGGCGTCTCGTACGGGCACACGTACACCACCGAGGACGAGACGAACCTGGCCGTGGTGCCGCTCGGTTACGCCGACGGCGTGCCCCGGCACGCCTCCAACGTCGGCCCCGTGCAGCTCGGTGGCCGGCGGCGCACCATCTCCGGCCGGGTCTGCATGGACCAGTTCGTGCTGGACTGCGGCACGGACGAGGTGGCCGCCGGGGACGTGGCGACCCTCTTCGGCAGCGGCGTCGACGGCGAGCCCACCGCCGACGACTGGGCCGACGCGGTCGGCACCATCAACTACGAGATCGTCACCCGGTTCGGCGGGGTCCGGGTGCCCCGCGTCTACGACGGCGAGCGACCGTGA
- a CDS encoding PepSY domain-containing protein translates to MRKAVLLVVAVGGMLVAGTAIASAKDGRDRVATPPGGPAFELRIDPELDARFGPRPVNAVQAAEIVTARFGGQVTRAELDEEGGRPIWEMKLRGARVGEVDVDAVDGTVLTR, encoded by the coding sequence ATGCGTAAGGCCGTTCTGCTGGTCGTCGCCGTGGGCGGCATGCTGGTCGCCGGTACCGCCATCGCCTCGGCCAAGGACGGCCGGGACCGGGTCGCCACCCCGCCCGGCGGGCCCGCCTTCGAGCTGCGGATCGACCCGGAGCTGGACGCGCGCTTCGGCCCCCGGCCGGTCAACGCCGTGCAGGCGGCCGAGATCGTCACCGCCCGGTTCGGCGGCCAGGTGACCCGGGCCGAGCTGGACGAGGAGGGCGGCCGGCCGATCTGGGAGATGAAGCTGCGCGGGGCACGGGTCGGCGAGGTCGACGTCGACGCGGTCGACGGGACGGTGCTCACCCGCTGA
- a CDS encoding NAD(P)H-hydrate dehydratase, which translates to MKPVWRVADVRAAEAGLMGTLPPGTLMARAAAGLARRCALLLADRGGVYGARVLLLVGSGDNGGDTLYAGAHLARRGAAVHALLVTPGRAHVEGLAALRAAGGRLVDRPPTVVDLVLDGIVGIGGTGGLRETAEQLAASLVRYCGRDGDRATVVAVDVPSGVAVDIGHVPLAASGRPAAVRADVTVTFGAWKPALAVGPAAPLAGQVELVDIGLGPWLRGTPALHVTEGSDVAGWWPRLGPSAEKYSRGVVGVATGSRTYPGAAVLSVGGALAGPTGLVRYAGGARSDVVRRHPSVIATDRVAGAGRVQAWVCGSGLGTDARAAAELRAVLAAPVPVVLDADALTLLVDGSLADRLRDRDAPIVVTPHDREFTRLCGEEPGADRVAAVLRLAAWMNATVLLKGDRTVIGTPDGRAYVNPTGSPALATGGTGDVLAGLLGSLLAAGLAPERAAATAAYLHGLAGREAARSGPVTAPDVVAALRPVIAPLLD; encoded by the coding sequence ATGAAACCGGTGTGGCGGGTCGCGGACGTACGCGCGGCGGAGGCGGGCCTGATGGGCACCCTGCCACCCGGGACGCTGATGGCCCGGGCCGCCGCCGGCCTGGCCCGCCGCTGCGCGTTGCTGCTCGCCGACCGGGGCGGGGTGTACGGGGCCCGGGTCCTGCTGCTGGTCGGCTCCGGCGACAACGGCGGCGACACCCTGTACGCGGGCGCGCACCTGGCCCGCCGGGGCGCTGCCGTCCACGCGCTGCTGGTCACCCCCGGCCGGGCGCACGTCGAAGGGCTCGCCGCGCTGCGTGCCGCCGGTGGTCGGCTGGTCGACCGGCCACCGACCGTCGTCGACCTGGTGCTGGACGGGATCGTCGGGATCGGCGGCACGGGCGGGCTGCGGGAGACCGCCGAGCAGTTGGCGGCGAGCCTGGTGCGGTACTGCGGGCGCGACGGCGACCGGGCCACCGTGGTGGCGGTGGACGTGCCCAGTGGCGTCGCGGTGGACATCGGCCACGTGCCGCTGGCCGCCTCCGGCCGGCCCGCCGCGGTCCGCGCCGACGTGACGGTCACCTTCGGCGCGTGGAAGCCGGCGCTGGCGGTCGGTCCGGCCGCCCCGCTCGCCGGGCAGGTCGAGCTGGTCGACATCGGGCTCGGGCCGTGGCTGCGCGGCACCCCCGCGCTGCACGTCACCGAGGGGTCGGACGTGGCCGGCTGGTGGCCGCGTCTCGGCCCGTCCGCGGAGAAGTACAGCCGGGGCGTGGTCGGGGTCGCCACCGGCTCCCGGACGTACCCGGGGGCGGCCGTGCTCTCGGTGGGCGGCGCGCTCGCCGGCCCGACCGGCCTGGTCCGCTACGCCGGCGGCGCACGGTCCGACGTGGTCCGCCGCCACCCGTCGGTGATCGCCACCGACCGGGTCGCCGGCGCCGGCCGGGTCCAGGCCTGGGTCTGCGGCTCCGGCCTCGGCACCGACGCGCGGGCCGCCGCCGAGCTGCGCGCGGTGCTGGCCGCCCCGGTGCCGGTGGTGCTCGACGCCGACGCGTTGACCCTGCTGGTGGACGGCTCGCTCGCCGACCGGCTGCGCGACCGGGACGCCCCGATCGTGGTCACCCCGCACGACCGCGAGTTCACCCGGCTCTGCGGCGAGGAGCCGGGCGCCGACCGGGTCGCCGCCGTGCTGCGGCTGGCCGCCTGGATGAACGCGACGGTCCTGCTCAAGGGGGACCGTACGGTGATCGGCACCCCGGACGGCCGGGCGTACGTCAACCCCACCGGCAGCCCCGCGCTGGCCACCGGGGGCACCGGCGACGTGCTGGCCGGGCTGCTCGGCTCGCTGCTCGCCGCCGGGCTGGCCCCGGAGCGGGCGGCGGCCACCGCCGCGTACCTGCACGGGCTGGCCGGGCGGGAGGCGGCCCGGTCCGGCCCGGTGACCGCGCCGGACGTGGTGGCCGCGCTGCGCCCGGTGATCGCGCCGCTGCTGGATTGA
- a CDS encoding holo-ACP synthase, giving the protein MIVAVGIDVVLVDRFARALARTPLLADRLFTEAERYTSSGNPRSTESMAARFAAKEAVAKALGAPGGLSWHDCEIVPDPDGRPWLTVSGTVASAATERGINRWHLSLSHDGGIASAMVVAER; this is encoded by the coding sequence GTGATCGTCGCGGTCGGCATCGACGTCGTGCTGGTGGACCGGTTCGCCCGAGCCCTGGCCCGCACCCCGTTGCTCGCCGACCGGCTCTTCACCGAGGCGGAGCGCTACACCAGCTCCGGCAACCCGCGCTCGACCGAGTCGATGGCCGCCCGCTTCGCCGCCAAGGAGGCGGTCGCCAAGGCGTTGGGCGCCCCCGGCGGGTTGAGCTGGCACGACTGCGAGATCGTGCCGGACCCGGACGGCCGGCCGTGGCTGACCGTCTCCGGCACCGTGGCGTCCGCCGCCACCGAGCGCGGGATCAACCGCTGGCACCTCTCGCTCTCCCACGACGGCGGGATCGCCTCGGCGATGGTGGTCGCGGAACGCTGA
- a CDS encoding alpha/beta hydrolase — translation MTGYAQLWRAVPADWSNAAAAWRGLADPVRRRRRGLATGAGTLRTGWSGGAAGAAGGRLAGLRAELAGLLPVLVEADQVLAEFAGRLRAAKARLAAAVALADRSGVQLDRHGVASAVPVPARPAWAGPEAGVFPAGVPARSPAPPGRHRGSGGPTGADGPAGRFGSGPAGSVGAGGPAGAVGAGGPAGAAGAGPAARVSGVGGPVVAGAGGGPAGPAEVARVAAAVREALALADAADREAAARLDELAAAGRTGWVTPPPPGRPAAGASPASVRAWWAGLTPAQRRWLVLHEPGRVGRLDGVPVAARDQANRLLLADRRDALSADLRDLSSGPGDRAARRRVEAALAGLDGLDGRLAVTGPPRAYLLGLDERGDGRAIVALGNPDRSAQVLTYVPGMTADLADAPGELSRAARVLGRCAGVAPGEETAAVLWLDYDAPDFLHEAAWPAQARDAGPALHHFQEGLRATHEGPPARQTVLGHSYGSVVVGNAARDHGLAADALVFVGSPGVGVDRAEALRLPSGQVWASTAADDVIRWVEPPAQLTGRAALATSPLATAVSLLRPDDHELWFGHDPADPGFGGRTFPSARYGHIGYWEPDNPALDGMARIVLGRPVTP, via the coding sequence GTGACCGGGTACGCGCAGCTCTGGCGAGCCGTGCCGGCGGACTGGAGCAACGCCGCGGCGGCCTGGCGCGGGTTGGCCGACCCGGTGCGGCGCCGCCGTCGAGGGCTCGCGACGGGCGCGGGCACCCTGCGTACCGGGTGGTCGGGCGGGGCGGCCGGCGCGGCCGGTGGGCGGCTCGCCGGGCTGCGGGCCGAACTGGCCGGTCTGCTGCCGGTGCTCGTGGAGGCGGACCAGGTGCTCGCCGAGTTCGCGGGCCGGCTGCGGGCGGCGAAGGCGCGGCTCGCCGCGGCGGTGGCGCTGGCGGACCGCAGCGGGGTGCAGCTCGACCGGCACGGCGTGGCGAGCGCCGTCCCGGTGCCGGCCCGCCCGGCGTGGGCCGGCCCGGAGGCGGGCGTCTTCCCGGCCGGCGTGCCGGCCCGCTCACCGGCCCCGCCCGGCCGCCACCGGGGTTCCGGTGGTCCCACCGGCGCCGACGGACCTGCGGGACGGTTCGGCAGCGGACCTGCGGGGTCGGTCGGCGCGGGTGGACCTGCGGGAGCGGTCGGCGCGGGCGGACCTGCCGGGGCCGCCGGAGCGGGTCCGGCCGCTCGGGTGTCGGGCGTGGGCGGGCCGGTGGTGGCGGGCGCCGGGGGTGGTCCGGCCGGGCCGGCGGAGGTGGCGCGGGTGGCCGCCGCCGTACGGGAGGCGCTCGCGCTGGCCGACGCCGCCGACCGGGAGGCCGCCGCCCGCCTCGACGAACTGGCGGCGGCGGGCCGCACCGGCTGGGTCACCCCGCCACCGCCCGGGCGGCCGGCGGCCGGTGCCTCTCCCGCCTCGGTCCGCGCCTGGTGGGCCGGCCTCACCCCGGCCCAGCGGCGCTGGCTGGTGCTGCACGAACCGGGGCGGGTCGGTCGGCTGGACGGTGTCCCGGTCGCCGCCCGCGACCAGGCCAACCGGCTGTTGCTCGCCGACCGCCGGGACGCCCTCTCGGCCGACCTGCGGGACCTGTCGAGCGGGCCGGGCGACCGGGCCGCGCGCCGCCGGGTCGAGGCGGCGTTGGCCGGGCTGGACGGGCTGGACGGGCGGCTGGCGGTGACCGGACCGCCCCGGGCGTACCTGCTGGGGCTGGACGAGCGCGGGGACGGGCGGGCGATCGTCGCGCTGGGCAACCCGGACCGCTCGGCGCAGGTGTTGACGTACGTGCCGGGGATGACCGCCGACCTCGCCGACGCCCCCGGCGAGCTGAGCCGGGCCGCCCGGGTGCTCGGCCGGTGCGCCGGCGTCGCCCCCGGCGAGGAGACCGCAGCGGTGCTCTGGCTGGACTACGACGCGCCGGACTTCCTGCACGAGGCGGCCTGGCCGGCCCAGGCGCGCGACGCCGGCCCGGCGCTGCACCACTTCCAGGAGGGGCTGCGGGCCACCCACGAGGGGCCACCGGCCCGGCAGACCGTGCTGGGGCACAGCTACGGCTCGGTGGTGGTGGGCAACGCCGCCCGCGACCACGGGCTGGCCGCCGACGCGCTGGTCTTCGTCGGCTCTCCCGGTGTCGGGGTGGATCGGGCGGAGGCGCTACGTCTGCCGTCCGGGCAGGTCTGGGCGAGCACCGCGGCGGACGACGTGATCCGGTGGGTGGAGCCACCGGCGCAGCTCACCGGCCGAGCGGCACTCGCCACGTCACCGCTGGCCACGGCGGTCTCGCTGCTGCGCCCCGACGACCACGAGCTGTGGTTCGGCCACGACCCGGCCGATCCCGGTTTCGGTGGCCGCACCTTCCCCAGCGCCCGGTACGGCCACATCGGCTACTGGGAGCCCGACAATCCGGCCCTCGACGGGATGGCCCGGATCGTGCTCGGCCGGCCGGTGACCCCGTGA
- the glmS gene encoding glutamine--fructose-6-phosphate transaminase (isomerizing), with product MCGIVGYAGSRPALGIVLDGLRRLEYRGYDSAGVAIVCDDELLTEKKAGKLANLEKVLSERAAADPTSCAASPIGIGDGTTGIGHTRWATHGGPTDRNAHPHQSPDGRVAVIHNGIIENFAKLRAELEADGVQFTSDTDTECAAHLLANALAELRAAGEADSPQLLASAMRVVCRRLEGAFTLLAVDAGIPGAVVGARRNSPLVVGRGDGENYLASDVAAFIEHTREAVELGQDQIVLITGESIEITDFDGQPAAGKDFHIDWDSSAAEKGGYDWFMLKEIEEQPQAIADTLLGRLTETGEIALDEVRLSDQDLRDVDKIFIVACGTAYHSGLVAKYAIEHWTRIPCEVELASEFRYRDPVLDRSTLIVVISQSGETMDTLMALRHAKEQKARVLAICNTNGSTIPRESDAVLYTHGGPEIAVASTKAFLTQLVACYLIGLHLAQVRGIKFADEVGAVVAQLQEMPGKLRELLARIEPVRELARELKSEPTVLFIGRHVGYPVALEGALKLKELAYMHAEGFAAGELKHGPIALIDKGTPVICVVPSPVGRGMLHDKVVSNIQEVRARGARTIVIAEEGDEAVVRYADHLIYVPRTPTLLAPLVTTVPLQVLAAEIAAARGHDVDQPRNLAKSVTVE from the coding sequence ATGTGTGGAATCGTGGGTTACGCCGGCTCGCGCCCGGCGCTCGGCATCGTGCTCGACGGACTGCGGCGGCTGGAGTACCGCGGCTACGACTCGGCCGGCGTGGCGATCGTCTGCGACGACGAACTGCTGACCGAGAAGAAGGCCGGCAAGCTGGCCAACCTGGAGAAGGTGCTGTCCGAGCGGGCCGCCGCCGATCCCACCTCCTGCGCCGCCAGCCCGATCGGCATCGGTGACGGCACCACCGGCATCGGCCACACCCGCTGGGCCACCCACGGCGGCCCGACCGACCGCAACGCCCACCCGCACCAGTCGCCCGACGGTCGGGTCGCGGTGATCCACAACGGCATCATCGAGAACTTCGCGAAGCTCCGCGCCGAGCTGGAGGCCGACGGCGTCCAGTTCACCAGCGACACCGACACCGAGTGCGCCGCCCACCTGCTCGCCAACGCCCTGGCCGAGCTGCGCGCGGCCGGCGAGGCCGACAGTCCGCAGCTGCTCGCCTCGGCCATGCGGGTGGTCTGCCGACGGCTGGAGGGCGCCTTCACGCTGCTCGCCGTCGACGCCGGCATCCCCGGCGCGGTGGTCGGCGCCCGGCGCAATTCGCCGCTGGTCGTCGGCCGGGGCGACGGGGAGAACTACCTCGCCAGCGACGTGGCCGCGTTCATCGAGCACACCCGCGAGGCGGTCGAGCTGGGCCAGGACCAGATCGTGCTGATCACCGGCGAGAGCATCGAGATCACCGACTTCGACGGCCAGCCCGCCGCCGGCAAGGACTTCCACATCGACTGGGACTCCTCCGCCGCGGAGAAGGGCGGCTACGACTGGTTCATGCTCAAGGAGATCGAGGAGCAGCCGCAGGCGATCGCCGACACGCTGCTCGGCCGGCTCACCGAGACCGGTGAGATCGCCCTCGACGAGGTCCGCCTCAGCGACCAGGACCTGCGCGACGTCGACAAGATCTTCATCGTGGCCTGCGGCACCGCGTACCACTCGGGTCTGGTCGCCAAGTACGCCATCGAGCACTGGACCCGCATCCCCTGCGAGGTCGAGCTGGCCAGCGAGTTCCGCTACCGCGACCCGGTGCTGGACCGGTCCACCCTGATCGTGGTGATCTCGCAGTCCGGCGAGACCATGGACACCCTGATGGCGCTGCGTCACGCCAAGGAGCAGAAGGCCCGGGTGCTGGCCATCTGCAACACCAACGGCTCCACCATCCCGCGCGAGTCCGACGCGGTGCTCTACACCCACGGTGGGCCGGAGATCGCGGTCGCCTCGACCAAGGCGTTCCTCACCCAGCTCGTCGCCTGCTACCTGATCGGCCTGCACCTGGCCCAGGTGCGCGGCATCAAGTTCGCCGACGAGGTGGGCGCGGTGGTCGCCCAGCTCCAGGAGATGCCCGGCAAGCTGCGCGAGCTGCTGGCCCGGATCGAGCCGGTGCGCGAGCTGGCCCGGGAGCTGAAGTCCGAGCCGACCGTGCTCTTCATCGGCCGGCACGTGGGCTACCCGGTGGCCCTGGAGGGCGCGCTCAAGCTCAAGGAGCTGGCGTACATGCACGCCGAGGGCTTCGCCGCCGGTGAGCTGAAGCACGGCCCGATCGCGCTGATCGACAAGGGCACCCCGGTGATCTGCGTGGTGCCGTCGCCGGTGGGCCGGGGCATGCTGCACGACAAGGTCGTCTCCAACATCCAGGAGGTCCGCGCCCGGGGCGCCCGGACCATCGTGATCGCGGAGGAGGGCGACGAGGCGGTGGTCCGCTACGCCGACCACCTGATCTACGTGCCGCGTACGCCGACGCTGCTCGCCCCGCTGGTCACCACCGTGCCGCTCCAGGTGCTCGCCGCCGAGATCGCGGCCGCCCGTGGACACGACGTGGACCAGCCCCGCAACCTGGCGAAGTCGGTCACCGTCGAGTAG
- a CDS encoding MmpS family transport accessory protein, translating to MPDASPPAGPSSPEPSPAEPSPAEPTGGPAVEPTGGPGGAPADPTAATPAGHAWAPPDPLAAPRPWTAPEPWASPTPTTPADPGRWAPSRTPPDVAPPGATAEAAGTVGAAGTSGTIGAAGTSGTGPQDTPAGPHGTPAGPNATPASAWATPTSPHATPTGPYATPTGPAGARPTGWPPAAYPPPYAYPGRPSGSSIGGRRVAGIVIAVVAVLVIVVCGCLGVGSALVGRYTPGPVAEDPYYDDPYYDEDDEDDTPVPTWTPPTPSEPATAAATPSSGGGRISVTYEVTGKGRGDIRYYDANGEFIRLDEVRLPWRMKIRTDDPSRVMVMADNTEYDTPIACSVRVGDRRPVTDEHPLGYQVTCTGR from the coding sequence ATGCCCGACGCGTCCCCGCCCGCCGGGCCGTCCTCGCCCGAGCCGTCCCCCGCCGAGCCGTCCCCCGCCGAGCCGACCGGCGGCCCCGCCGTCGAGCCGACCGGCGGCCCCGGCGGCGCTCCGGCCGACCCGACCGCCGCGACACCCGCCGGGCACGCCTGGGCGCCGCCGGATCCCCTCGCGGCGCCCCGGCCCTGGACCGCGCCGGAGCCGTGGGCCTCCCCCACGCCCACCACGCCGGCCGACCCGGGTCGCTGGGCGCCTTCCCGCACACCGCCTGATGTCGCCCCGCCCGGCGCGACGGCTGAGGCCGCCGGGACAGTTGGGGCCGCCGGAACCTCTGGGACCATTGGGGCCGCCGGAACCTCTGGGACCGGCCCGCAAGACACTCCGGCCGGTCCGCACGGCACCCCGGCCGGCCCCAACGCCACCCCGGCCAGCGCGTGGGCCACCCCGACCAGCCCGCACGCCACCCCGACCGGCCCGTACGCCACCCCGACCGGGCCCGCCGGAGCGAGGCCCACCGGCTGGCCGCCGGCGGCGTACCCGCCGCCGTACGCCTACCCCGGCCGCCCGTCCGGCTCCTCGATCGGTGGACGCCGGGTGGCCGGCATCGTCATCGCGGTCGTCGCCGTGCTCGTCATCGTCGTCTGCGGCTGCCTGGGGGTGGGCAGCGCACTGGTCGGGCGGTACACCCCGGGCCCGGTCGCCGAGGACCCCTACTACGACGATCCGTACTACGACGAGGACGACGAGGACGACACCCCCGTCCCGACCTGGACCCCGCCCACGCCCAGCGAGCCGGCGACCGCCGCCGCCACCCCGTCGAGCGGGGGCGGCCGGATCAGCGTGACGTACGAGGTGACCGGAAAGGGCCGGGGAGACATCCGGTACTACGACGCCAACGGCGAGTTCATCCGCCTGGACGAGGTGCGGCTGCCCTGGCGCATGAAGATCCGCACCGACGATCCGAGCCGGGTGATGGTGATGGCCGACAACACCGAGTACGACACCCCGATCGCCTGCTCGGTCCGGGTCGGCGACCGCCGGCCGGTGACCGACGAGCACCCACTGGGGTACCAGGTGACCTGCACGGGGAGGTGA